A portion of the Borrelia parkeri genome contains these proteins:
- a CDS encoding BBA14 family lipoprotein, with protein sequence MKFKFNFLNNYLLSLCLLFLVFSCKGIASLPKEPTLTGKEDPISLARDEASLFEYALSLSAWLIDAKSYVNDYYKQHKFPLFEIFDPTFKGGIGEEGIRLRIAYYKRYIASVKPIALDVYRRYTQVSLQE encoded by the coding sequence ATGAAGTTTAAATTTAATTTTTTAAATAATTATTTGTTATCTTTATGTTTGTTATTTTTAGTATTCTCTTGCAAAGGGATTGCAAGTCTTCCAAAAGAACCTACCTTAACTGGTAAAGAAGACCCTATAAGCTTAGCTCGTGATGAAGCTTCATTATTTGAGTATGCATTAAGTCTGAGTGCATGGCTTATTGATGCTAAGAGTTATGTTAATGATTACTATAAGCAGCATAAATTTCCATTATTTGAAATTTTTGACCCCACATTTAAGGGTGGTATTGGAGAAGAGGGTATTAGGCTAAGAATAGCTTATTATAAACGCTACATAGCCTCAGTTAAACCCATTGCTCTTGATGTATACCGTAGGTATACTCAAGTGTCCTTACAGGAGTAG
- a CDS encoding DUF261 family protein → MRSKIFMVLYDFAYKALKDYFIKKHKSELLEGAVSLEDSSYRVCEKIREIEKHRLVVPFQYNFKDQNVAICKFGCYFLCILFIAFVVKEIKDKVEKYFDKFEVDLLFKSLATIGCLKDVNSYVLDPNLIFKHLGVGDDIHYLNVHYSPTNYDPDNCDILVGKYRDSESDLYHFVILDNDLSSVIWDSLGSSKAVSNGVLESLRVFKLVDSSLSFDIRQRLTLYSEQFRNV, encoded by the coding sequence ATGAGAAGTAAAATTTTTATGGTTCTTTATGATTTTGCATACAAAGCTTTGAAAGATTACTTTATTAAAAAGCATAAATCAGAATTGCTTGAAGGTGCTGTGTCTTTAGAAGATTCATCTTACCGAGTTTGTGAAAAAATAAGAGAAATAGAAAAGCATAGGTTAGTAGTTCCTTTTCAATATAATTTCAAGGACCAAAACGTTGCTATTTGCAAATTTGGATGTTATTTTTTATGCATTTTGTTTATTGCATTTGTAGTGAAAGAAATCAAAGATAAAGTTGAGAAATATTTTGATAAGTTTGAAGTCGATTTACTCTTCAAAAGCCTTGCAACTATTGGTTGTTTGAAGGATGTCAATTCATACGTACTTGACCCAAATTTAATATTTAAGCATCTTGGAGTTGGTGACGATATTCATTATCTGAATGTCCATTATTCCCCTACTAATTATGACCCTGATAATTGTGATATTTTAGTTGGCAAATACAGAGATAGTGAGAGTGATTTATACCATTTTGTAATTCTTGATAATGATTTAAGTTCTGTTATTTGGGACTCACTTGGGAGTTCTAAAGCTGTAAGTAATGGCGTACTTGAGTCTTTAAGGGTATTTAAGCTTGTTGATTCGTCTCTTAGTTTTGATATTAGGCAAAGACTTACCCTCTATAGTGAGCAGTTTAGAAATGTGTAA